In the Helianthus annuus cultivar XRQ/B chromosome 11, HanXRQr2.0-SUNRISE, whole genome shotgun sequence genome, one interval contains:
- the LOC110888559 gene encoding uncharacterized protein LOC110888559 gives MTKYSKFMRDFLTHKRKIEKLQLVNLCEECSAVLLNKLPQKKIDPGSFTFPCSIGGSPVRNALASLGASINLMPASIFYRLGLGKTSPTKMSIQLADRSIKFPQSVIENLLVKVRDFVFPADFVILDMEEDTEVPLILGRPFLTTARAMVDMSDGKLTLRVGDKRMKFGVGKRVEDDPISYMDVIDSSLDDALRRCNTG, from the coding sequence ATGACGAagtactcaaaattcatgagggacttcctcacccACAAAAGAAAGATTGAAAAATTGCAATTGGTCAACCTATGTGAAGAATGCTCCGCCGTACTcctcaacaaactcccacaaaagaaaaTCGACCCCGGAAGCTTCACCTTCCCTTGCTCCATTGGGGGATCACCCGTACGAAATGCACTAGCCAGTCTTGGGGCTAGCATCAatctcatgcccgcatcaatatTTTACCGACTCGGACTAGGTAAAACGAGCCCCACaaagatgagcatacaactcgccgataggtcTATCAAATTCCCACAAAGTGTCATCGAGAATCTATTGGTAAAAGTCAGAGACTTTGtcttcccggccgactttgtcatactcgacatggaggaagacaccgaagTTCCTCTCATTCTAGGAAGACCATTCCTTACCACCGCTCGTGCCATGGTGGATATGAGTGACGGGAAGTTAACATTGAGGGTTGGAGACAAGAGGATGAAATTCGGGGTTGGAAAAAGAGTGGAGGACGACCCGATCAGCTACATGGATGTCATAGACTCAagcttggatgatgctctccgacggtgcaacacgGGATGA